The genomic region CCTCGTCCATGGCCCACGCGTTCACCGGCAGCCCTTCCAGGAGCGCCGCCGCCTCCTCGATGCCGGCCAGGATGCCGAAGTTCCAGTCGGCCTGGGGGAAGCTCTTGAGCCGGATCTCTGCCTTGACGCGCTTGGTGAGGCCCTTGGCCTTGAGGATCTGTATGGTCCGCTGGAAGTAGACGTCCGACACCTGGCCCGCTTTGATCTCGGGCTCGGACGCGATGTGGAAGGCACGCTTCGGCTGGTTCGCCATGCTGGTAGAGGGCGAGTAGGACCGGCCCTCAAGTGGGCGGATTGTCCCAGAAACGCTCCGTGAAGTCAAACGGCTGCGGCTCCCTTCCGCAGCCGCAAGTCCCTGCCCTACAAGGACTTCCGGCTAGAGGTCGAGGCTCTTGAGGTAGGCGCGGAAGGCGTCGGCCAAATCGGGGCGCGAGAGCGCGAACTCGACCGTGGCCTTGAGGAAGCCGAGCTTTTCGCCCGTGTCGTGACGTTTCCCCTCGAACTCGACGGCGTAGATGGGACGGCGGCCGCGAAGGGTCCTGAGCCCATTGGTCAGCTGGATTTCGCCGCGGGAGTCGGGCGGGGTCTCGGCCAGGATCGGGAAGATATCGGGCGTGAGCACGTAGCGGCCGATGATGGCCAGGTCGGACGGCGCGTCCTTGGGGTCCGGCTTCTCGACCAGGTCCAGCACCTCGAACACGTTGCCGCCGAGCCCGCGGGGCACGATGACGCCGTAGCGGCCGATCTCGTCCTTGGGGATGCGCATCACGGCGAGCACGGGGCCGTTGTGCCGCTCGAAGACGTCGAGCAGCTGCCGCATGCATGGCACCCGCGAGACGATGATGTCGTCGCCCAGGAAGACGCCGAAAGGCTCCTCGCCGACGAGCGGCCGGGCGCAGAGGATGGCGTGGCCTAGGCCGAGCGGCTCCTTCTGGCGGACGTAGGAGACCGAAGCCATCTCCGAGATCGTCTTGATCTGCGCCAGCTCCTCGAGCTTGCCGCGATCCTGCAGGTAGTACTCGAGCTCGAAGGCCGCGTCGAAGTGGTCCTCGATGGCGCGCTTGTTGCGGCCCGTGACGAGGATGATCTCGTCGAGCCCCGAAGCGACCGCCTCCTCCACGACGTACTGGATGGTGGGCTTGTCGACGAGCGGCAGCATCTCCTTCGGCTGGGCCTTGGTGGCGGGCAGGAACCGGGTGCCGAGTCCGGCGGCAGGGAAGACGGCTTTTCTCACCCTCATCGTGGCGCCCGCTCCTGACCATACACGACGCACTCGGGAAACGGAATGCCCGCGTTATCGAAGTTCTCCTCGAGCCGCCACCCGCGAGCCGAAGTCAGGACGCTCATGCAGGCTCGATCTCGTCCTCCGCCCCCCGCACCGGGATCTTCAACTTCTTGACCCGGTACCAGAGGCTCCGCTCCGAGATGCCAAGGGGCCTGGCGGCTCGCGCCTGGATCCCGCTGGCCTTCGCGAGGGCATCGAGGATCATGCGTCGCTCCCAGTCCGCCAGGGTCTCGTCGAGCGACCCTCCCGCGGCGGCGAGAGGCAGCGCCGCGCCCGCCGGCGCCGCGGCCCTACTCCGAAGAGAAGGCGGGAGGTGCTCGGCCAGAATGACCTCGTCGGAGAATACCATGGCCGCCTCGAGCACGTGCTGGAGCTCGCGGATATTGCCGGGCCACGCGTAGGTCCAGAGGCAGGACAGCGCCGTTGGAGAAGATCAGCCGCTCCGTCGCGGCGGCATCCAACGTGGCGGCCTCGAGCGCCACGAGCCGGGTCAGGATCCGCAGGACGGGCGGCAGCCCCGCCTGGAGGTGGACCCCGCTGGCGTGACGTTCGGCCGCCAGCTTCAGGATCTCGTCGAGCTCGCTCACTCGCGGATCCTCCTCGCGCCTGCTCCGGGATTCACGCCTCGCGCACGGCACGCTAGCGGGGACCGCCCGCGCGCGTCAAGCCTCGGGCCTGTCCGGCGTTGGTTTCTCTGGTCGCCGCATGCGCTAGAATGCGCCCACCGGCAAGCACAGGATGCCGTCTTACTGGATCGAGGAACCGATGCTGCGGCGCAAACGGAGGGTCACGGCATGACGAGAGTCGACTGGAGCTACCACCGCAACGGCTGACAGACCTGCGCGAGAACGCAAGGGTTCCTTGCGAAGCGCGGGATCAGCGCGGCCACCCAGGTGGACGCGAAGAAGCAGACGATCACGGGCGGGCACGCCCTCGGTGTGCTCGCCAAGGTGGACGAGCTCTACGTCGTCAGGGGCAAGCGCGTCGTCCACATGGATCTCAGCAAGGACAAGCCGGACAGGGCCACGCTGCTGGGCCTCTTGCTGGGGCCCACCGGCAACCTGCGGGCGCCCACGCTCAGGAAGGGGCGGACGCTCCTCGTGGGCTTCGACGAGGCGACGTACAGACAGGTGCTGGGCTAGCGTCACCCAGGCCGCCTTCCTTGACAGCCCGGGGGCGCGGTGCCTATCATCCGCTGCCCAGATCCTCGTCATGAACCGCACGTTACTGCCCGGCACCCTCGTCGCCCTGCTCGTGGCCATCGCGGCCGGAGCGGGGTACGTGCTGCACGGCGTCGTCCCGATGCCGGGTGAACGCGGCGCGACCGCCTCGCGGCCCGCCGCAGGCCTGACGCCCGCCGAGGGCCTGCAGGCGGGTTTCGCCGGCGTCGCCGAGCACGTGCGCCCCGCGGTGGTCAACCTCGGCACCATCCAGAAGGCCCGCGCTCCGCGCTCCCCGGGCCCGCCGCCCGGGCGCGAGGACCCCTTCTTCCAGGATTTCTTCAAGCAGTTCTTC from Candidatus Methylomirabilota bacterium harbors:
- the galU gene encoding UTP--glucose-1-phosphate uridylyltransferase GalU, whose amino-acid sequence is MRVRKAVFPAAGLGTRFLPATKAQPKEMLPLVDKPTIQYVVEEAVASGLDEIILVTGRNKRAIEDHFDAAFELEYYLQDRGKLEELAQIKTISEMASVSYVRQKEPLGLGHAILCARPLVGEEPFGVFLGDDIIVSRVPCMRQLLDVFERHNGPVLAVMRIPKDEIGRYGVIVPRGLGGNVFEVLDLVEKPDPKDAPSDLAIIGRYVLTPDIFPILAETPPDSRGEIQLTNGLRTLRGRRPIYAVEFEGKRHDTGEKLGFLKATVEFALSRPDLADAFRAYLKSLDL
- a CDS encoding helix-turn-helix domain-containing protein, with translation MVFSDEVILAEHLPPSLRSRAAAPAGAALPLAAAGGSLDETLADWERRMILDALAKASGIQARAARPLGISERSLWYRVKKLKIPVRGAEDEIEPA